The region TCCCTGTACCGCGGTCGCTGACATTGCGGGGTCGCGGGTCCGACTCGAGGTGACCACGTTGTACCCCTTCGAGGGCCAGGTCTCCGTCCGGATCACCGTGTCCGACGGACAGTCGGCCGACTTCCCGCTGCGGATCCGAGTCCCCGGCTGGGTCGAAGGTGTCTCGTTCGACATCGACGGGGCCCCGGTCCCCGCCGACATCGTCGCCGGATTCGCCACGCTGGCCCGGCCATGGCACGACGGAACAACGGTCACCATGCGGTTACCGATGCCCTTGCGACAGACTCGGGTGCCGCTGGGACCGCAGACGTCCGGTGACCGGGAGCGGGGCGGCGACCAGGCCCGGGGCGGCGACGACGCCCGGGGCAGGGTGATCCACCGCGGGCCGCTCGTACTTTGTCTGACCCTGCCCGAGGAGTGGACCGCGCGCCGCAGTCGGTACGAGGTGCCGGATTGGGAGATCCGAACCTCTTCCGAGTGGGCCTTCGGACTCGAGGAGGACGCGCTCGATCGGGCTCAGGTAACCACCCACGACGTGCCGACACCGCCGTTCGATCACGGCCATCCCCCCGTGGAGGTGCTGGTGCCGGCGCGCCAACTGAACGGGTGGACCGTCGCGCGTGGCTCGGCGGGACCGGTGCCGAAGGCGACCACAGCGGGCGCCGCGCCAACCGGAAGGCCGGCGACAGTCCGGCTCGTCCCCTACGGCAGTACTGCACTGCGGGTCACCGTGTTCCCCGATTCAGATCGCTGATCGGATTCCCGAGATCCGAGTCGATTCCCTCGCGTGATTCCGCCGGAGGTTGAGCACGATCCAGATCCGGCCCCCGCCCGTCATCGCCTTGTTCCGCGGCCAGATCGTCGAGCCGACGCGTCGGCAGGCCGCCCGTGACCAGAAACGACAGCGCTGCCACGCCCGCCGCCGCAAGTAGACCGGACTTCAGCGACTGGAGTTGCGCTTCCTCGTAGGTGGCGACGAGTTGGTCGGCCACGGCCCCGGTGAATCCGGCGGCCGCGACGGCAGTGGCGGCTTGGGTCCCGGGGACGAACTTGACCCCGTTCGACAGGTCGACCTCGACGGACTGGGTGGTCGCCGGGGGGATATCGGAGTTGCGCCCGAGTTGGTTGATGTAGGTCGAGGCCAGACCCGTCATGACGATCGACCCGATCAGGGCGACACCGAGCGCTCCCCCGAGTTGCTGGGCGGTGTACTGAAGTCCGCCGGCCTCGCTCCGGGATTCCGGCCCCACCGAGCTGAGGATCACATTGCCGAGCTGGCTCGCCATCAGCCCCATGCCCGCACCCATCAGGGCCATCGACAACACGAAATCCCGTTCCCGGAATGTCGGCTCGACCGTGACGAGCAGGAGCAGCGTCGCCAGGACCATCACGAACAAGCTGATGCGGATGATGGATCGGGGGGACAGGACGTACAGCAGAGGGCCGCCGCAGAACGACACAACGAACATCACCAAAGACATAGGCAGAAGCCTCAGGCCGGTCTCGAACGCATTGAGCCCCAAGAAGATCTGCAGGTACAGCGGCAGGATGAAGAACACCCCCATGAACACGACGTTCATGCTGAGCAGCGTCGTCAGCCCTGACTTCAGCGGATGGATGCGGAACAGCCTCAGGCGCACCAACGGATCCAACCCCAGACGTTCGCGGCGGGCCTCCCACAGCACGAAGACGTACAGAATCGCCAGCCCCACGCACACCACGAACGGTGTCAGGGCGTACCCGAACGGTTGGATGGGGCTGTTGACGGGCGTGAGCCAGCCCCATGTGGACGACATGAGGAGACCACCTACGATCGCGGTCAATCCCACCGCGGTCAGCAGGGCGCCGACGATGTCGAGCTTCGGTCGTGCTGTGGGGCGAGGTGAGTCGACCACGACCCGACTGGCGAGGATCACGCCCAGCGCGACCACCACCTCGGCCCCGAAGACAGCCCGCCACGAATACTGTGTGGTGATCCAGCCCCCGACGATCGGGCCGAGGGCGATGGCCGCTCCCGCGGTTCCGCCCATCACGCCGTAGGCGGTGACGCGATCACCCCCGCGGTAGTTCCCCGCGATCAGCGCAGCCATCGCCGGCAGCACCAATGCCGCTCCGATCCCTTCGAGGACCGACCAGCCCAGGGCCAGGGACGCCACGGACCATGACACCGTGGTCAGTGCTGAGCCGGCGGCGAACAGCATCAGTCCGATCACCAGCACTCGGCGCCGTCCGACGATGTCGCCGATCTTGCCGCCGGCGATCATCAGGGCAGCCATGACCAGCGAGTACAACGTGATGACTGCCTGGATCGACGAGACCGTGGTGTCGAAGTCGGCCACCAGCTGGCTGATGGACACGTTCATCACCGACGTGTCCAGCACCATCAGGAACTGCATGACGGACAGCACGATGAGGGGACGCCACCTGGCCATGGGTCAAACTACCGCCGTGGGGACGGGTTCTCGCACGTGGTGGAAACGGGGAAACGCTCCGACTGCGGGGTTACGCCACGTAGGCGGCGAGGTGCCGGCCCGTCAACGTCGAGCGATCGGCCACGAGGTCCGCCGGTGTGCCCTCGAACACGACCCGTCCACCGTCATGACCCGCGCCCGGTCCGAGATCGATGATCCAGTCGGCGTGAGCCATGACCGCCTGATGGTGTTCGATCACGACAACGGATTTGCCGGAGTCGGCCAGTCGATCCAACAGCCCCAGCAATTGACCCACATCAGCCAGGTGCAGACCCGTGGTGGGTTCGTCGAGGATGTACACATCACCTTTGTCCGCCATCTGGGTCGCGAGTTTCAGCCGCTGGCGCTCGCCACCGGACAGCGTCGTCAGCGGCTGTCCGAGCGTGAGGTACCCGAGGCCCACATCGGCGAGTCGATCGAGGATCTTGTGGGCGGCGGGCGTCTTCGCCGCACCGTCGGCGAAGAACTCCTCAGCTTGTGCGACCGACATCGCCAAGACCTCGGCGATGTTGCGCCCACCGAGGGTGTATTCGAGCACCGACGCTTGAAAGCGTTTGCCGTCGCACTCCTCGCACGTTGATTCGACTGTGGCCATCACGCCCAAGTCGGTGAAGATCACTCCCGCTCCGTTGCAGGCGGGACAGGCTCCCTCCGAGTTCGAACTGAACAAGGCAGGTTTCACTGCGTTGGTCTTCGCGAACGCCTTGCGGATGGGATCCAGAAGGCCGGTGTACGTGGCCGGATTGCTGCGCCGTGAGCCACGGATCGCGCCCTGGTCGATGACGACGACACCCTCTCGGCCCGCCACCGAACTTTGGATCAGCGAACTCTTGCCGGACCCTGCGACTCCCGTCACAACGCACAGCACTCCGAGCGGGATGTCGACGTCCACGTCCTTCAGGTTGTGGGTGGAGGCGCCTCTGATCTCCAGGGTCCCGGCTTTGGGGCGGACGGACTCCTTGAGCGTGGCCCGGTCGTCGAGATGGTGACCCGTGGTGGTGGCACTGGCCCGCAGATCCTCGACCGAGCCTTCGAACACGACCTGACCGCCTGCCGAACCGGCGCCCGGCCCCAGGTCCACGACGTGATCCGCGATGGCGATGGTCTCGGGTTTGTGCTCCACCACCAGCACGGTGTTGCCCTTGTCCCGTAACTGCAGCAGCAGGCCATTCATCCGTTCGATGTCGTGGGGATGCAGTCCGATCGTGGGTTCGTCGAAGACGTAGGTGACGTCGGTCAACGACGACCCCAGGTGCCGGATCATCTTCGTTCGCTGTGCTTCGCCGCCGGACAGAGTCCCCGCTGGCCGGTCGAGAGACAGGTAGCCCAGACCGATCTCCGCGAACGAGTCGAGCAGGTGCTGCAGGCCCGCGATCAAGGGCGCCACGGATGGTTCTTCGATGCCCCGCACCCAGTCCGCGAGGTCGCTGATCTGCATGGCGCAAACGTCCGCGATGCTGACGCCGCCGATCAAAGACGATCGAGCCTCCCTGCTGAGCCGCGTTCCCTC is a window of Candidatus Nanopelagicales bacterium DNA encoding:
- a CDS encoding excinuclease ABC subunit UvrA, whose protein sequence is MSTTEARTASIPVADDHDMIRVQGARVNNLKDVSVEIPKRRLTVFTGVSGSGKSSLVFGTIAAESQRLINETYSAFVQGFMPALARPDVDRLEGLTTAIIVDQERMGANPRSTVGTATDANAMLRILFSRLGQPHIGSPNAFSFNVPSVTASGAITVDKGGKTKTEKATFNRLGGMCPRCEGMGAVNDFDLTALFDDNKSLSEGALTIPGYSMDGWYGRIFSGSGYFDMDKPINKYTKREMHDLLYREPTKIKVEGINLTYEGLIPKIQKSMLAKDIDALQPHVRAFVERAVTFTTCPDCEGTRLSREARSSLIGGVSIADVCAMQISDLADWVRGIEEPSVAPLIAGLQHLLDSFAEIGLGYLSLDRPAGTLSGGEAQRTKMIRHLGSSLTDVTYVFDEPTIGLHPHDIERMNGLLLQLRDKGNTVLVVEHKPETIAIADHVVDLGPGAGSAGGQVVFEGSVEDLRASATTTGHHLDDRATLKESVRPKAGTLEIRGASTHNLKDVDVDIPLGVLCVVTGVAGSGKSSLIQSSVAGREGVVVIDQGAIRGSRRSNPATYTGLLDPIRKAFAKTNAVKPALFSSNSEGACPACNGAGVIFTDLGVMATVESTCEECDGKRFQASVLEYTLGGRNIAEVLAMSVAQAEEFFADGAAKTPAAHKILDRLADVGLGYLTLGQPLTTLSGGERQRLKLATQMADKGDVYILDEPTTGLHLADVGQLLGLLDRLADSGKSVVVIEHHQAVMAHADWIIDLGPGAGHDGGRVVFEGTPADLVADRSTLTGRHLAAYVA
- a CDS encoding MFS transporter, translating into MARWRPLIVLSVMQFLMVLDTSVMNVSISQLVADFDTTVSSIQAVITLYSLVMAALMIAGGKIGDIVGRRRVLVIGLMLFAAGSALTTVSWSVASLALGWSVLEGIGAALVLPAMAALIAGNYRGGDRVTAYGVMGGTAGAAIALGPIVGGWITTQYSWRAVFGAEVVVALGVILASRVVVDSPRPTARPKLDIVGALLTAVGLTAIVGGLLMSSTWGWLTPVNSPIQPFGYALTPFVVCVGLAILYVFVLWEARRERLGLDPLVRLRLFRIHPLKSGLTTLLSMNVVFMGVFFILPLYLQIFLGLNAFETGLRLLPMSLVMFVVSFCGGPLLYVLSPRSIIRISLFVMVLATLLLLVTVEPTFRERDFVLSMALMGAGMGLMASQLGNVILSSVGPESRSEAGGLQYTAQQLGGALGVALIGSIVMTGLASTYINQLGRNSDIPPATTQSVEVDLSNGVKFVPGTQAATAVAAAGFTGAVADQLVATYEEAQLQSLKSGLLAAAGVAALSFLVTGGLPTRRLDDLAAEQGDDGRGPDLDRAQPPAESREGIDSDLGNPISDLNRGTR